One window from the genome of Candidatus Omnitrophota bacterium encodes:
- a CDS encoding aldehyde dehydrogenase family protein, with the protein MSKQRIINPATGKVLTEVPRLTEQEIKTVIQTARRAFDQGPWPKISLSERKDFLLKISQGILDHAQELAQLETKNTGKPIKESTFMDVPSSARTFAHFANNLEHYLKDKKIELDSGVKSQLLYEPRGVVVLIVPWNYPLLIASWKMAQALAGGNTVILKPSSLTPLTALKLAEIINQAGLPEGVVNVVNASGTEVGSTLCSDNRIDMISFTGSTETGKEIMRFASESPKKLIMELGGKSAAIILADCDIETAVSGVLTSIFLNQGQMCTAMSRILVDKNISGQFKEQFIQKAKKIKLGNGLEPETQMGPLISETHRQKVASYVEKGKAEGARILCGDGIPENPELKNGFFFKPTVFGQVNAEMSIFQQEIFGPVACISEFSGEEEAVRLANDSSFGLACSIWSSDLEKAKNLSEKINAGTIWINTYGMFYNEAPYGGFKQSGFGKELGKEGFLEYTRLKHINYNLSGEKPLVSCWYTL; encoded by the coding sequence ATGAGTAAGCAAAGGATTATTAACCCGGCAACCGGGAAGGTTTTGACAGAAGTTCCCCGGTTGACTGAGCAAGAAATAAAGACAGTTATCCAGACGGCGCGGCGGGCCTTTGACCAAGGCCCCTGGCCTAAGATCTCTTTATCTGAACGAAAGGATTTTCTTTTAAAGATCTCACAAGGCATTCTTGATCATGCCCAGGAGTTGGCTCAGCTGGAGACAAAAAATACCGGTAAGCCGATAAAAGAATCAACCTTTATGGATGTTCCTTCCAGCGCCAGGACCTTTGCGCATTTTGCCAATAATCTGGAGCATTACCTTAAGGACAAAAAAATAGAGTTGGATTCCGGGGTAAAAAGTCAACTGTTATATGAACCCCGCGGGGTTGTGGTTCTGATCGTTCCCTGGAATTATCCTCTTTTAATTGCTTCCTGGAAAATGGCCCAGGCTTTGGCCGGGGGAAATACCGTAATTCTAAAGCCATCGAGCCTTACCCCTTTGACTGCTTTAAAGCTGGCCGAAATTATCAACCAAGCCGGCCTGCCTGAGGGTGTAGTAAATGTGGTTAATGCCTCGGGAACAGAGGTTGGTTCTACCCTATGTTCTGATAACAGAATAGATATGATTTCTTTTACCGGCAGCACTGAAACCGGTAAAGAGATTATGCGTTTTGCTTCAGAGAGCCCGAAGAAATTAATTATGGAATTGGGCGGGAAATCAGCCGCTATCATTTTGGCTGATTGTGATATAGAAACAGCTGTGTCAGGAGTCCTTACTTCAATATTTCTTAACCAGGGCCAGATGTGCACAGCAATGTCCAGAATATTGGTAGATAAAAACATATCCGGACAATTTAAAGAGCAGTTTATACAGAAGGCAAAGAAAATAAAATTGGGCAATGGTCTGGAACCCGAAACCCAGATGGGACCTTTAATTTCCGAAACGCACCGTCAAAAGGTTGCTTCTTATGTCGAAAAAGGAAAGGCAGAGGGCGCAAGGATTCTTTGCGGAGACGGGATCCCCGAAAACCCGGAATTAAAAAATGGATTTTTCTTCAAGCCGACGGTTTTTGGGCAAGTAAACGCTGAGATGAGTATTTTTCAACAAGAGATATTCGGGCCGGTGGCCTGTATCAGCGAATTTTCCGGGGAAGAAGAGGCTGTCAGGCTTGCCAATGATAGTTCTTTTGGCCTGGCCTGCTCTATCTGGAGTAGTGATTTAGAAAAAGCAAAAAACTTAAGTGAAAAGATTAATGCCGGCACGATATGGATTAATACCTACGGTATGTTTTATAATGAGGCGCCCTACGGCGGTTTTAAACAAAGCGGCTTTGGTAAAGAATTAGGCAAAGAAGGATTTTTAGAATATACCCGGCTTAAGCATATTAATTATAATTTATCCGGTGAAAAACCCCTGGTCAGCTGCTGGTATACGCTTTAA
- a CDS encoding 4'-phosphopantetheinyl transferase superfamily protein — protein MIGIDIVDVERIKSVYQKHGLLFLKKILTDEEIKELPLEKSRYFFKSLSCYIASKEAIFKACPENDLDWKDISIRDIAGNPLIHIKRNSFKKKIKLSFSATKDIVLSQALLA, from the coding sequence ATGATAGGGATAGATATAGTAGACGTAGAGCGGATTAAAAGCGTATATCAAAAGCACGGCTTATTGTTTTTGAAAAAGATTTTAACTGATGAAGAAATTAAAGAATTGCCCTTAGAGAAGAGTCGTTATTTTTTTAAAAGCTTGAGCTGCTATATTGCCTCTAAAGAGGCGATATTTAAAGCCTGCCCTGAAAACGACCTTGATTGGAAGGATATTTCTATCCGGGATATTGCAGGAAATCCCTTAATCCACATAAAAAGGAATAGTTTTAAAAAGAAAATAAAACTATCCTTTTCCGCAACCAAAGATATTGTCTTATCCCAGGCCCTGCTTGCATAA
- a CDS encoding class II aldolase/adducin family protein: MTKEKRLKEEIIRIGKRLYEFRLVAARGGNLSARIEGGLILITSSGTCLGELKEEDILEVDISSPTAHETKGLTTEFALHSLIYKDFPVQRIVHCHPPLINAYYSVYDELNTVTFENKLVLGKVPQVTQDTPNVSRPEKVTDALKTNNIVVIKNHGVVSIADEFKDAFYLIEELEEAVKMAGLARLFAKSESNKFEQELTGSLQKTGKVYSMFSRKHILTIVDLINQDEDFLKKAKELNLTAQVVIKLDEEKDKAYKFNFQEGKIIKVDYNDEAPFVISGPADAWRLIFEGKLDPFVATTQGKLKLKGELGKLSRWYVPFTRMFSLFKSLKIS, translated from the coding sequence ATGACAAAAGAAAAAAGATTAAAAGAAGAGATCATCAGGATCGGTAAGAGGCTTTATGAGTTTCGGTTAGTGGCTGCCAGGGGAGGCAACTTAAGCGCGCGGATAGAAGGGGGCTTGATTTTAATAACCTCAAGCGGCACCTGCCTGGGAGAATTGAAAGAAGAAGATATTTTGGAAGTTGATATATCTTCCCCAACAGCGCATGAAACCAAGGGTTTAACTACAGAGTTTGCCCTGCATAGTTTGATTTATAAAGATTTCCCTGTCCAGAGAATAGTCCATTGCCATCCGCCTTTAATTAATGCCTATTATTCTGTTTACGATGAGCTGAATACCGTAACTTTTGAGAACAAACTGGTTTTGGGTAAGGTGCCGCAAGTTACTCAGGATACTCCTAATGTAAGCCGGCCGGAAAAAGTAACAGATGCCTTAAAAACCAACAATATTGTGGTTATCAAAAACCACGGCGTGGTTTCTATCGCCGATGAGTTTAAAGATGCCTTTTATTTAATCGAGGAATTAGAGGAAGCGGTGAAAATGGCCGGTCTTGCCCGGCTTTTTGCTAAGAGTGAGTCGAATAAGTTTGAACAGGAACTAACAGGGAGCCTGCAAAAAACCGGAAAAGTCTATTCTATGTTTTCCCGGAAACATATCTTAACCATTGTAGATCTGATTAACCAAGATGAGGATTTTTTAAAAAAGGCAAAGGAGCTGAATTTAACAGCTCAGGTAGTTATTAAGCTGGACGAAGAAAAGGATAAGGCGTATAAATTTAATTTTCAAGAAGGAAAAATTATTAAAGTAGATTATAATGACGAGGCGCCTTTTGTTATTTCCGGGCCGGCGGATGCCTGGCGTTTGATTTTTGAAGGAAAACTTGATCCTTTTGTGGCTACTACCCAGGGAAAGTTAAAGTTGAAAGGTGAGTTAGGCAAACTCTCCCGTTGGTATGTGCCTTTTACCCGGATGTTTTCTTTATTTAAGTCTTTAAAAATTTCGTGA